A genomic window from Lotus japonicus ecotype B-129 chromosome 1, LjGifu_v1.2 includes:
- the LOC130742637 gene encoding uncharacterized protein LOC130742637 — MAALARFLPMAGDKAAPFFTCLKKNSKFQWTEECEQAFTKLKESLATLPVLSKPTPGVPLTLYLAVTDRAVSTVLLQEEGKKQKIIYFVSHTLQGAELRYQKIEKAALAILKTARRLRPYFQSFSIRVKTDVPLRQYEPRGQVTIQSLIDFVAELTPTEGEKTQGEWILFVDGSSNNTGSGAGITIESPDRMVIEQSLKFEFKASNNQSEYEALIAGLRLAIELGVQKLFIKGDSQLVVKQVKGEYQVKDPQLSKYLEVVRRLMMEIGKIRIEHVPRSQNERADVLAKLASTGRLGNYQTVIQETLPRPSIDLVEVKLKSVKSVIEGEPSWMEPIKTFLKDPPKDDALNTKERRRELVFTLW, encoded by the exons ATGGCTGCTTTAGcccgtttcttgccaatggcgggtgacaaagcggctcCCTTCTTCACTTGTTTAAAGAAGAACTCAAAGTTTCAATGGACAGAGGAAtgtgaacaagcttttaccaagttGAAAGAATCATTAGCAACGTTGCCGGTACTATCCAAACCCACGCCAGGCGTTCCTTTGACGCTCTACTTGGCAGTCACGGATAGGGCGGTCAGTACGGTGTTGCTTCAGGAAGAGGGGAAGAAGCAGaagattatatattttgtaagtCATACCCTGCAAGGTGCTGAATTgcgataccaaaaaattgagaaggcggcctTGGCAATCCTAAAAACAGCAAGACGCCTTAGGCCATACTTTCAAAGTTTCTCAATCagagttaaaactgatgttccttTAAGACAG TATGAGCCTAGGGGACAAGTTACAATCCAAAGCTTGATCGACTTTGTGGCGGAATTGACACCCACAGAAGGCGAGAAAACTCAAGGCGAGTGGATCCTGTTTGTTGATGGATCCTCAAACAACACCGGAAGTGGGGCTGGAATAACTATTGAAAGCCCGGATAGGATGGTCATTGAACAATctttgaaattcgagttcaaggcaagCAACAACCAATCAGAGTATGAGGCACTAATCGCCGGtttaaggctagccattgaaTTAGGCGTTcagaaattgttcatcaaaggcGACTCACAGTTGGTCGTTAAACAGGTAAAGGGCGAGTATCAAGTcaaggatccgcaactttctAAGTACTTGGAGGTGGTGCGTAGATTAATGATGGAGATAGGGAAGATCAGAATAGAACACGTTCCAAGAAGTCAAAACGAAAGGGCTGATGTGCTAGCAAAGTTGGCTAGCACGGGGCGATTGGGCAATTAtcaaacagtcattcaggaaaccctCCCTCGCCCCAGTATTGACTTGGTGGAAGTGAAGTTAAAGTCAGTAAAGTCAGTGATTGAAGGCGAACCTTCGTGGATGGAGCCAATCAAGACTTTCCTCAAAGATCCTCCGAAGGACGATGCCCTGAATACGAAAGAAAGGCGTAGGGAGCTAGTTTTTACACTCTGGTAG